One genomic window of Verrucomicrobiota bacterium includes the following:
- the rplU gene encoding 50S ribosomal protein L21: protein MQRQRRFTGRRRGRKEKNKRLTRPGSFACICVPKIRVTMYAVFETGGKQYRVSAGDLLEIERIEAEAGQPFTFDRVLLVNKDGNISVGSPTVAQASIVADVVEHKRGDKKLTFKMKRRKGYHKTIGHRQELSVVLIKEITG, encoded by the coding sequence ATGCAACGCCAGAGGCGTTTTACCGGGAGGCGACGAGGGCGGAAAGAGAAAAACAAGAGGTTGACACGCCCGGGCTCGTTTGCTTGCATCTGCGTTCCCAAAATCAGGGTGACTATGTACGCAGTATTCGAAACCGGCGGTAAACAATATCGTGTCTCGGCAGGCGACCTCCTCGAAATCGAGCGGATCGAAGCCGAGGCGGGACAACCCTTCACCTTTGACCGCGTCTTGCTGGTCAATAAAGACGGCAACATCTCCGTGGGATCCCCCACCGTGGCGCAAGCCTCCATCGTCGCGGATGTGGTGGAACACAAACGCGGCGACAAGAAGCTCACATTCAAGATGAAGCGCCGCAAGGGTTACCACAAGACGATCGGACACCGGCAGGAACTTTCCGTCGTCCTCATCAAAGAAATCACGGGCTAA
- a CDS encoding UbiD family decarboxylase: protein MAYRSYGEFVEALDRAGELIRISEPAATELEITEIADREMKKPGGGRALLFEKPTVQGKVSGFPLAINTMGSWKRMALALGADSVESVAAELGALVKAKPPTGWRDVARLLGLAFDLRHARPKRVESGPCQEVVHRFETPARAERWPPAPGVDRAGAADEKCPSLLDLPILKCWPLDGGRFVTLPCVVTQDPDTGERNVGMYRMQVYDSCSAGMHWQLQKVGARHGRRYYDSGTKMPVAVFLGGDPVYPFAATAPLPDGLDEFLLAGYLRRQSIELVRCLTCDLEVPANADVVLEGFVDPAEPLREEGPFGDHTGYYTLPSPYPVFHLTAITHRRDAVYPATIVGIPPMEDFYIGGASVKLFLPIFRMNFPEIVDIALPAEGVFHNLVFVSIRKTYPMQSYKIMHGLWGMGQMMFTKYLVVVDDDVDVHDTREVLFRLCANTDPQRDTLMTRGPADVLDHATPVEGAGSKLGFDATRKLAGEGQSRVWPPLIRMDDRVKRAVESKWLQWAGLARRTT, encoded by the coding sequence ATGGCCTATCGATCCTACGGGGAGTTTGTCGAGGCGCTCGACCGGGCGGGGGAACTCATCCGGATTTCCGAGCCTGCCGCCACGGAGTTGGAGATCACGGAGATCGCCGATCGAGAGATGAAGAAGCCGGGCGGCGGGCGTGCTTTGTTGTTCGAGAAGCCGACGGTTCAGGGAAAGGTGTCCGGTTTTCCACTTGCGATCAACACCATGGGATCCTGGAAGAGGATGGCCCTGGCGCTGGGGGCCGATTCGGTGGAGAGCGTGGCGGCGGAGTTAGGGGCGCTCGTCAAGGCCAAGCCGCCCACGGGTTGGCGCGATGTGGCCAGGCTGCTGGGGTTGGCGTTCGATCTTCGACATGCGCGTCCGAAACGGGTTGAGTCCGGTCCTTGCCAGGAAGTGGTGCATCGTTTCGAAACTCCGGCGCGCGCCGAGCGCTGGCCGCCCGCGCCTGGCGTGGATCGAGCAGGCGCGGCCGATGAGAAGTGTCCCAGCTTGCTTGATCTTCCGATTCTGAAGTGCTGGCCGCTGGACGGGGGCCGGTTTGTGACGCTGCCATGCGTGGTGACCCAGGATCCGGACACGGGGGAGCGGAACGTGGGGATGTATCGCATGCAGGTGTATGATTCCTGTTCCGCGGGCATGCACTGGCAGTTACAGAAGGTGGGCGCCCGCCATGGGCGCCGCTATTATGATTCTGGAACGAAGATGCCGGTGGCGGTTTTTCTCGGTGGCGATCCGGTTTATCCGTTCGCGGCGACAGCTCCGTTGCCGGACGGTCTGGACGAGTTTTTGCTGGCGGGTTATTTGAGGCGGCAATCGATCGAGCTGGTCCGATGCCTGACGTGCGACCTGGAAGTGCCTGCCAACGCCGACGTGGTCTTGGAGGGCTTCGTCGATCCCGCCGAGCCCTTGCGGGAGGAGGGACCGTTCGGCGACCACACGGGTTATTACACGCTGCCGTCGCCTTACCCGGTGTTCCATCTGACTGCGATCACGCATCGGCGGGACGCGGTGTATCCGGCCACCATTGTGGGAATCCCTCCCATGGAGGATTTTTACATCGGAGGCGCGAGCGTGAAGCTTTTCCTGCCGATCTTCCGCATGAATTTCCCGGAGATCGTGGATATCGCGCTGCCGGCGGAGGGGGTTTTTCACAACCTGGTTTTTGTTTCCATCCGGAAGACTTATCCCATGCAGTCCTACAAGATCATGCACGGCTTGTGGGGCATGGGGCAGATGATGTTCACGAAGTATTTGGTGGTGGTGGATGACGACGTCGATGTTCACGACACGCGGGAGGTGTTGTTTCGCCTGTGCGCGAACACCGACCCGCAGCGCGACACCTTGATGACGCGGGGGCCGGCGGACGTGCTTGATCATGCGACGCCCGTCGAGGGGGCGGGATCGAAGCTCGGCTTCGACGCCACACGCAAGCTTGCCGGTGAAGGACAGTCGCGCGTGTGGCCGCCCTTGATTCGGATGGACGATCGCGTGAAACGAGCGGTGGAATCCAAATGGTTGCAGTGGGCGGGACTGGCCCGTCGAACAACATGA
- a CDS encoding DEAD/DEAH box helicase, producing MSKTMVTMWSGGIEKARGLFDEHVLRKARYLVDHAKVSKVELIEDGKGVAADVLGGAPYRSSLVPLPDGGWKAACNCARKVNCKHAGAVFLTVLDAKAAAAKATSAVPGRKETPAAKATIPRRLAPDSQIKFGTYVAEILGRPLTVQESSFCQHVDTVFRFHKSTNHIDSWSLSRLGIRLEADLYGYCEFGPRPATHVVEFWHFLAYTARNYRQPVPEFLKGIPIPPEIEAETSSWYRKKQLRVWFRRLDAATSELVEDSEDGSAQTVQTHEFRLILARDAACLEHRVAGQEKFVRCKLDFLRGLDEALLDGALAVEEWSRPLVDAYLASYKLEPRVKLTYQDAETHGFLCRLFRIKPPPEFIVGDSGEPVQFIEEPLRWEVTAPAEGGGDYQLRLLDPEGAPPPPALAVVGKTRCFYVSSDAVRPSPPVPAGLLAADGPNAIPSEIIETPSGVRFLTTLRCVMPERLESRVQRVVPKVSIGCRLVTPNVYSSAEYCEFDVAASAASPLIEFHGHWDGRQWQLKESQKASHSHLLMSVVDQSLMDRVPKLMEMLGVKFPSYYGEKPKCRVTKNFPGLFAAWVKSMPPEILLKLDKPLKTIVEGDVSATVKLQVEEDGVDWFNLRVTVDTKATDLTSEEIKALLDARGSFVRLKGKGWRRLAYDLTPEEDEKLAKLGLSPHELSSEPQRLHALQLANEAAKKFLPAAQIEKIERRASEIRTRITPHQPAAVKAELRPYQTDGYHFLAYLASNRFGGILADDMGLGKTLQALTWLAWLRKELHESGPVLVVCPKSVTDNWRSEAAKFTPELRVRLWTAADVGQLAEQAGSADLHILNYVQLRMTAELVAGIAWSVVILDEGQNIKNPDSKTAQASRALKAVHRLVLSGTPIENRLLDLWSLMAFAMPGALGNRSQFMRTYDAKGDPLARQRLTARVRPFLLRRTKGQVARDLPDRIEEDLFCELEGEQKRLYQAELKLAQQRLLGVKSDEQLAKERFHFLTSLLRLRQICCHVGLIKEGAVDESAKLNALLDMLEPLMEEGHKVLVFSQFVGMLNLLETAFEEKAYRTFKLTGSTEDRGDLVRDFQAAEGSAIFLISLKAGGFGLNLTAASYVVLFDPWWNPAVENQAIDRTHRIGQSSKVIAYRLLIKNSIEEKIRQLQKQKSSLASDLLGEEKFAQSLTMEDLQFLLA from the coding sequence ATGAGCAAAACAATGGTGACAATGTGGTCCGGAGGCATAGAGAAGGCGCGGGGCCTCTTCGACGAGCATGTGTTGCGCAAGGCGCGCTACCTCGTGGATCACGCCAAAGTTTCCAAGGTCGAGTTGATCGAGGATGGTAAGGGGGTGGCGGCGGACGTTCTCGGGGGAGCTCCCTACCGGAGTTCGCTTGTGCCGCTGCCGGATGGGGGGTGGAAAGCCGCCTGTAATTGCGCCCGCAAGGTGAATTGCAAGCACGCCGGAGCGGTATTCCTGACCGTCCTGGACGCGAAAGCCGCTGCCGCCAAGGCCACCTCGGCCGTTCCCGGGCGAAAGGAGACTCCGGCTGCGAAAGCAACCATTCCGCGCCGGCTCGCCCCGGATTCTCAGATCAAGTTTGGCACGTACGTCGCGGAGATTCTCGGCCGGCCTTTGACGGTGCAGGAGTCTTCCTTTTGCCAGCATGTGGACACCGTTTTCAGATTCCACAAATCCACGAATCACATTGATTCTTGGAGCCTTTCGCGATTGGGCATCAGGCTGGAGGCGGATCTCTACGGCTATTGCGAATTTGGTCCGCGGCCGGCGACCCACGTGGTGGAGTTTTGGCATTTCCTGGCCTACACGGCGCGCAACTACCGGCAGCCGGTTCCGGAGTTTTTGAAAGGGATCCCGATTCCGCCCGAGATTGAAGCGGAGACTTCGAGTTGGTACCGAAAGAAGCAGCTTCGAGTGTGGTTTCGGCGTTTGGATGCCGCGACTTCGGAACTGGTGGAGGACAGTGAAGATGGAAGTGCGCAGACCGTTCAAACGCACGAATTCCGATTGATCCTGGCTCGCGATGCCGCCTGCCTCGAACACCGCGTGGCCGGGCAGGAGAAGTTCGTCCGGTGCAAACTCGATTTCCTGCGCGGTCTCGATGAAGCGCTGTTGGATGGGGCACTGGCGGTGGAGGAATGGAGCCGTCCACTCGTGGACGCCTACCTGGCGAGTTACAAGTTGGAGCCGCGGGTGAAGCTGACGTATCAGGATGCCGAGACTCATGGATTCCTGTGCCGTTTATTCCGGATCAAGCCTCCGCCGGAGTTCATTGTGGGAGATTCGGGTGAGCCGGTTCAATTCATCGAGGAGCCGTTGCGCTGGGAAGTGACTGCTCCCGCCGAGGGGGGCGGGGATTATCAACTTCGATTGCTCGACCCGGAGGGAGCGCCTCCGCCGCCCGCGCTGGCGGTGGTGGGCAAGACGCGTTGTTTTTATGTTTCGTCCGATGCGGTGCGCCCTTCGCCCCCGGTCCCCGCCGGACTGCTCGCGGCGGATGGACCCAATGCCATTCCCTCGGAAATCATTGAGACACCGAGCGGGGTGCGTTTTTTGACGACGTTGCGTTGCGTCATGCCGGAGCGTTTGGAATCCCGCGTTCAGCGGGTTGTGCCCAAGGTTTCCATCGGTTGCCGGCTGGTCACCCCCAACGTCTATTCGTCCGCGGAGTATTGCGAATTCGACGTCGCGGCCTCCGCGGCCAGCCCTTTGATTGAATTTCATGGACATTGGGATGGGCGGCAGTGGCAATTGAAAGAGAGCCAGAAGGCGAGTCATTCCCATCTGCTCATGAGCGTGGTCGATCAAAGCCTGATGGATCGAGTGCCCAAGCTGATGGAAATGCTTGGCGTCAAGTTCCCGTCCTACTACGGGGAGAAGCCGAAGTGCCGGGTGACGAAGAATTTTCCGGGTCTGTTCGCGGCCTGGGTGAAGTCGATGCCGCCGGAAATCCTTCTCAAACTCGACAAGCCGCTGAAGACCATCGTGGAGGGCGATGTTTCGGCCACCGTGAAGCTGCAGGTGGAGGAGGACGGCGTCGATTGGTTCAATCTGCGTGTGACGGTGGATACGAAAGCCACGGATTTGACTTCCGAGGAAATCAAGGCGCTGTTGGATGCCAGGGGATCGTTTGTGCGTTTGAAAGGGAAGGGGTGGCGGCGGCTTGCTTATGACCTGACCCCCGAGGAGGACGAGAAGCTCGCCAAGCTGGGATTGAGTCCGCACGAGCTCTCTTCCGAGCCTCAGCGTCTGCATGCGTTGCAACTGGCCAATGAGGCGGCGAAAAAGTTTCTGCCCGCCGCGCAAATTGAAAAGATCGAGCGTCGGGCCTCTGAGATACGAACCCGGATCACCCCCCATCAACCGGCTGCTGTGAAGGCTGAATTGAGGCCTTACCAGACCGATGGATACCATTTTCTGGCCTATCTTGCCTCGAACCGCTTTGGCGGAATCTTGGCTGATGACATGGGCCTGGGGAAAACACTCCAGGCGCTGACCTGGCTGGCCTGGTTGCGCAAGGAGTTGCACGAGTCCGGACCCGTCCTGGTGGTCTGCCCCAAGTCCGTGACTGACAACTGGCGTTCGGAGGCTGCCAAGTTTACCCCGGAATTGAGAGTCCGGTTGTGGACCGCCGCAGATGTGGGTCAGTTGGCCGAGCAGGCAGGCTCCGCCGACCTTCATATCCTCAACTATGTGCAGTTGCGCATGACGGCGGAACTTGTCGCCGGCATCGCCTGGTCGGTGGTCATCCTGGATGAGGGGCAGAACATCAAGAATCCGGATTCGAAGACCGCGCAAGCGTCGCGGGCGTTAAAGGCGGTGCATCGGCTCGTCCTTTCTGGAACCCCCATCGAAAATCGGCTGCTGGATTTGTGGAGCTTGATGGCGTTTGCCATGCCCGGGGCGCTGGGGAACCGGTCTCAATTCATGCGGACGTATGACGCCAAGGGAGATCCACTGGCGCGGCAACGCCTCACCGCGCGGGTGCGCCCCTTCCTGCTTCGCCGCACGAAGGGCCAAGTGGCGCGGGACTTGCCGGACCGCATCGAAGAGGATCTCTTCTGCGAATTGGAGGGCGAGCAAAAGCGGCTGTATCAAGCCGAACTGAAACTGGCGCAACAGCGATTGTTGGGGGTGAAATCCGACGAGCAACTCGCCAAAGAACGATTTCATTTTCTCACTTCGCTTCTGCGGCTGCGTCAAATCTGCTGTCATGTCGGTCTCATCAAGGAAGGCGCGGTGGATGAGAGCGCCAAACTCAACGCGCTGCTCGACATGCTGGAACCGCTCATGGAGGAAGGGCACAAGGTGCTCGTGTTTTCCCAGTTCGTCGGAATGCTGAATCTCCTGGAGACGGCTTTTGAGGAAAAGGCCTACCGCACTTTCAAACTGACGGGGAGCACGGAGGATCGCGGCGATCTGGTCCGGGATTTCCAGGCCGCGGAGGGTTCGGCCATTTTTCTGATTTCGCTCAAAGCGGGCGGCTTTGGATTGAATCTGACCGCGGCGAGTTACGTGGTATTGTTCGATCCCTGGTGGAATCCCGCCGTGGAGAACCAGGCCATCGACCGCACGCACCGGATCGGCCAGAGTTCCAAGGTTATTGCTTACCGGCTGCTCATCAAGAACAGCATCGAAGAAAAAATCCGGCAATTGCAGAAGCAGAAGTCGAGTCTCGCCTCCGATCTGCTGGGTGAGGAAAAGTTCGCCCAAAGTTTGACCATGGAAGATCTGCAATTTCTCCTGGCCTGA
- a CDS encoding DUF4380 domain-containing protein, translating into MSSLAERNLGARGGRLLPALVLACWAVGLILPGLARAATGAHRVAAYQHWEGAHYLIAEDLNLIAVVIPQIGGRVLFYGFSGDNILFEDPTVSGKTLATLERGSFGGYQLDIGPELRGISAHPQLWAGVYHASSPSPYQVRVSSPPESELGLRLEKEFTMDPDSGRLGVTQTVKNTGSTPVSYCLWDRTLCVNGGYAIIPLNRKSRFPAKWSIRTGKPGSWQYDGVTPASSRAKVLDGMLIVEARGEATKIGADSDAGWIAYVKGNLLFVKSFPYEPGGRYTDGGNSVEFYWDERVAELEPLSPEKQLAPGESYVFPEQWSLVRLNEPVTSHREARKAAKRVEPFRFSTSR; encoded by the coding sequence ATGTCATCCCTGGCAGAGAGGAATTTGGGCGCGCGGGGCGGTCGGTTGCTTCCGGCCCTCGTGCTGGCTTGTTGGGCGGTTGGGTTGATCCTTCCCGGATTGGCGCGGGCGGCCACCGGAGCTCACCGCGTTGCCGCGTACCAGCATTGGGAAGGCGCGCATTACTTGATCGCGGAAGACTTGAACTTGATTGCCGTGGTCATTCCTCAGATTGGGGGGAGGGTTCTTTTCTACGGTTTCTCCGGAGACAATATTCTTTTCGAGGATCCCACCGTGAGCGGGAAGACTCTTGCCACGCTGGAACGCGGGTCCTTCGGGGGATATCAACTGGATATTGGACCTGAACTGCGGGGCATCTCTGCGCATCCCCAGTTGTGGGCGGGGGTTTATCACGCGAGTTCCCCGAGTCCTTATCAAGTGCGGGTTTCGAGTCCGCCCGAAAGCGAGTTGGGGTTGCGGCTCGAGAAAGAATTCACGATGGATCCTGATTCCGGACGACTGGGCGTGACTCAAACGGTCAAAAACACGGGCTCCACTCCGGTTTCGTATTGTTTGTGGGATCGCACCCTTTGCGTCAACGGCGGCTATGCCATCATCCCTTTGAACCGCAAGAGCCGTTTTCCGGCCAAATGGTCGATCCGCACGGGCAAGCCGGGAAGCTGGCAATACGACGGAGTGACACCGGCCAGTTCGCGCGCGAAGGTATTGGACGGCATGCTGATTGTGGAGGCTCGAGGCGAGGCGACTAAGATTGGGGCGGATAGCGACGCGGGATGGATCGCTTACGTCAAAGGCAATTTGCTGTTTGTGAAGTCGTTTCCGTACGAACCGGGCGGGCGTTACACCGACGGCGGCAACTCGGTGGAGTTTTACTGGGACGAACGGGTGGCGGAACTCGAGCCGCTGAGTCCGGAAAAGCAGCTTGCGCCCGGGGAATCCTATGTCTTTCCCGAACAGTGGTCGTTGGTGCGATTGAACGAGCCGGTCACCAGCCATCGGGAGGCGCGCAAGGCCGCCAAGCGTGTCGAACCCTTTCGATTTTCAACCTCGCGGTAG
- a CDS encoding citramalate synthase, whose product MKPDLEIYDTTLRDGSQGEGINFSLADKLRIAERLDGFGIHTIEGGWPGSNPKDLEFFAQASRRKWKQARIAAFGFTRRKGVRVEQDEQVRMLLDARAPVITIVGKTWLLHVLEVLRVKPDENLAMIGDTIRYLKDQGRTVVYDAEHSFDGFKDSPDYALATWQAAEEAGADCVCLCDSNGGCLPSEIERITRIARSKLNTRVGIHTHDDIGLGVANAIAGIEAGATQVQGTINGFGERTGNCSLTSVIPIVHYKLKKLGVPAKSLPKLRELSEFVDEIANLRHDPRRPWVGQTAFAHKGGIHVHAIERVARSYEHIEPESVGNTRRVLVSDMSGRTNILVKAQELGFPLKADQPELREITSRIKALESQGFEYEAAEASLALLIRGVLEKNPELLFSVDAYHVSTRGSVKDSICEATVKVRVRETIHHTVADGDGPVNALDGALRSALARSFPKLKAIHLIDYKVRILDGVAGTAAKTRVLITSSDGRREWGTVGVSENIISASLQALVDSMEYALLNGKRGT is encoded by the coding sequence ATGAAACCGGATCTCGAAATCTACGACACCACCCTCCGCGACGGCAGCCAGGGCGAAGGCATCAATTTTTCCCTGGCGGACAAGCTTCGCATTGCCGAAAGACTCGATGGTTTCGGAATTCATACCATTGAAGGCGGCTGGCCGGGATCCAATCCCAAAGACCTGGAATTCTTCGCTCAGGCCAGCCGGCGCAAGTGGAAACAAGCGCGCATCGCCGCCTTTGGCTTTACCCGGCGCAAGGGCGTGCGCGTCGAGCAGGACGAACAAGTCCGGATGCTCCTCGACGCCCGTGCCCCGGTCATCACCATCGTCGGCAAGACCTGGCTCCTGCACGTCCTCGAAGTGCTGCGCGTCAAGCCGGACGAAAACCTCGCCATGATCGGCGACACGATCCGGTATCTCAAGGACCAGGGACGCACCGTGGTCTATGACGCGGAACATTCCTTCGACGGATTCAAAGACTCTCCGGATTACGCCCTGGCCACGTGGCAGGCGGCCGAGGAAGCCGGCGCCGACTGCGTCTGCTTGTGCGACTCGAACGGAGGCTGCCTTCCCTCCGAGATCGAGCGCATCACGCGGATCGCCCGGTCCAAACTCAACACGCGTGTGGGTATCCATACTCACGACGACATCGGACTCGGAGTGGCCAATGCCATTGCCGGTATCGAAGCTGGGGCCACGCAGGTCCAAGGCACCATCAACGGATTTGGCGAGCGAACCGGCAATTGCAGCCTCACCAGCGTCATTCCCATCGTTCATTACAAACTGAAGAAACTGGGGGTGCCGGCCAAATCCCTGCCGAAACTGCGCGAACTTTCCGAATTCGTGGATGAGATCGCAAACTTGCGGCACGACCCGCGCCGGCCCTGGGTCGGCCAAACTGCATTCGCCCACAAAGGCGGCATTCATGTCCACGCCATCGAGCGCGTGGCGCGCAGCTACGAACATATCGAACCCGAATCGGTGGGAAACACGCGCCGCGTCCTGGTCAGTGACATGTCCGGTCGCACGAACATCCTGGTCAAAGCCCAGGAACTCGGCTTCCCGCTCAAGGCGGATCAACCCGAACTCCGTGAAATCACCAGCCGCATCAAGGCGCTCGAGAGCCAGGGCTTTGAATACGAAGCCGCCGAGGCCTCGCTCGCGCTCCTGATCCGCGGCGTGCTGGAAAAAAATCCCGAACTCCTCTTCAGTGTCGATGCCTACCATGTCTCCACCCGCGGCTCCGTCAAAGACTCAATCTGCGAAGCCACAGTCAAAGTACGGGTCCGGGAAACCATACATCACACCGTTGCGGATGGCGACGGACCCGTCAATGCCTTGGATGGCGCATTGCGATCCGCTCTGGCCCGGTCCTTCCCCAAGCTCAAGGCCATTCATCTCATCGACTACAAAGTGCGCATTCTCGATGGTGTCGCCGGAACCGCTGCCAAAACGCGAGTCCTGATCACCAGCAGCGACGGACGCCGCGAATGGGGCACCGTCGGCGTCAGCGAGAACATCATCTCGGCCTCGCTCCAAGCCTTGGTGGACTCGATGGAATACGCCCTTCTGAACGGGAAGAGAGGGACCTGA
- the obgE gene encoding GTPase ObgE produces MFIDEIKIYARAGHGGKGCVAFHREAFVPKGGPSGGNGGRGGDVILQADHDLNNLIEQYYKPRLIAQNGEAGMGKGMDGHAGKVLLVKVPCGTVVWKLPRVASPQDEEIPSKPGPEPETEAEPTRPTLLSATGRRPVMRYSGRERAQEIDLEQEPDPIIPDGGSGEKQWVADLTEHGQQFVLCRGGRGGLGNRNFATARRQTPRFAQPGEPGDEGDFQLELRIMAEVGLVGFPNAGKSTLLTAISRARPKIAPYPFTTLHPQIGIVEYEDYCRLTVCDVPGLIAGAHKNVGLGHAFLRHIQRCKVLVILLDMAGTDGREPWQDYRELLAELELYDPALLQRPRLVVANKMDEEVAESNLRKFKRRIPKTPVLPIAAAFDEGIPQFRKAIRDSVENCG; encoded by the coding sequence GTGTTCATCGACGAGATCAAGATCTACGCGCGGGCCGGCCACGGCGGCAAGGGCTGCGTCGCCTTCCACCGAGAAGCCTTCGTGCCCAAAGGCGGCCCCAGCGGCGGCAATGGCGGACGCGGCGGCGACGTCATCTTGCAAGCGGATCACGACCTCAACAACCTCATCGAACAATACTACAAGCCCCGCCTCATCGCCCAAAATGGTGAAGCAGGCATGGGCAAAGGCATGGACGGCCACGCGGGAAAGGTCCTCCTCGTCAAAGTTCCATGCGGAACCGTCGTCTGGAAACTGCCTCGGGTCGCCTCCCCCCAAGACGAGGAGATTCCCAGCAAACCGGGACCTGAACCTGAAACTGAGGCCGAACCCACCCGCCCCACTCTGCTGAGCGCGACCGGCAGGCGGCCTGTCATGCGTTACTCAGGGCGCGAGCGCGCCCAGGAAATCGATCTCGAACAGGAGCCAGATCCCATCATTCCAGACGGAGGATCCGGGGAAAAGCAATGGGTGGCGGATTTGACAGAACATGGCCAGCAGTTTGTGCTCTGCCGGGGTGGCCGGGGAGGGTTGGGCAACCGCAATTTCGCGACCGCTCGCCGGCAAACTCCCCGCTTCGCCCAACCCGGAGAGCCGGGCGACGAAGGCGACTTTCAGCTCGAACTGCGCATCATGGCCGAGGTTGGACTCGTGGGCTTTCCCAACGCCGGCAAATCCACCCTCCTGACCGCGATCTCGCGCGCCCGCCCCAAGATCGCGCCGTATCCGTTCACCACGCTCCACCCCCAGATCGGCATCGTCGAATACGAGGATTACTGCCGGCTCACGGTGTGCGATGTGCCCGGTTTGATTGCCGGAGCGCACAAGAACGTCGGACTCGGCCACGCGTTCCTTCGCCACATCCAACGGTGCAAAGTCCTGGTCATTCTGCTCGACATGGCCGGAACCGATGGACGCGAACCTTGGCAGGATTATCGGGAATTGCTGGCGGAGCTCGAACTTTATGATCCCGCCTTGCTGCAGCGCCCGCGCTTGGTGGTCGCCAACAAGATGGATGAAGAGGTTGCGGAATCGAACCTGCGCAAGTTCAAGCGCCGTATTCCCAAAACGCCCGTGCTTCCGATCGCCGCGGCCTTCGACGAAGGCATCCCCCAGTTTAGGAAGGCGATTCGCGATTCCGTCGAAAACTGCGGTTAA
- a CDS encoding 50S ribosomal protein L27, which translates to MAHKKGGGSVKNGRDSVSKRLGVKEYGGQFVTAGSILVRQRGTKFTAGQNVGTGRDWTLFAKTDGHVKFEKNSKRVSVIPSTANN; encoded by the coding sequence ATGGCACACAAGAAAGGCGGCGGCAGCGTTAAGAACGGACGCGACAGCGTCAGCAAAAGGCTTGGCGTCAAGGAATACGGCGGTCAATTCGTCACCGCAGGCAGCATTCTCGTGCGCCAGCGCGGGACGAAATTCACCGCCGGCCAGAATGTCGGCACCGGTCGGGACTGGACTCTGTTCGCGAAGACCGACGGCCACGTGAAATTCGAAAAGAACAGCAAACGCGTCAGTGTGATTCCCTCCACCGCCAACAACTAA
- a CDS encoding orotate phosphoribosyltransferase — MTPEEALTLFRESGALLDGHFVLRSGLHSRQFFQCALALQRMPVVEQFGRALAQSASSAGAVTVIAPAMGGLVIGQEVARQLGLRFIFVEKEEGKLVLRRSFKIAQGERCLVVEDVVTQGGRVRETMDIVRNAGGLVAGVAMLVDRSNGRVDLGVPTFSLIRLAVETFDPAALPPDLAAIPAVKPGSK; from the coding sequence ATGACTCCTGAAGAAGCCTTGACTTTGTTTCGAGAAAGCGGCGCTTTGCTCGACGGGCACTTTGTCCTGCGGAGCGGCCTGCACAGCCGGCAGTTCTTCCAATGTGCGCTCGCGCTCCAGAGGATGCCGGTGGTGGAACAATTCGGACGCGCGCTGGCGCAGTCCGCGTCTTCGGCCGGGGCGGTGACGGTGATCGCCCCGGCGATGGGAGGGCTTGTGATTGGACAAGAGGTGGCGCGTCAGTTGGGATTGAGGTTTATTTTTGTGGAGAAGGAGGAGGGGAAACTCGTGTTGCGCCGCAGTTTCAAGATCGCGCAGGGCGAACGTTGCCTCGTGGTGGAGGACGTGGTGACCCAAGGGGGGCGGGTGCGGGAGACGATGGACATTGTGCGGAATGCTGGCGGGTTGGTGGCAGGAGTGGCGATGTTGGTGGATCGTTCGAATGGCCGGGTGGATCTTGGGGTTCCTACTTTTTCTCTCATCCGGCTGGCGGTGGAAACATTTGATCCTGCCGCGCTCCCCCCTGATTTGGCGGCAATTCCGGCGGTGAAGCCCGGCAGCAAGTAG